From a single Nocardioides sp. dk884 genomic region:
- a CDS encoding malate:quinone oxidoreductase, protein MSTQVDKSNAAPTEQTGGTAAYDVLLIGGGVMSATFATLINQVEPTWTIGIVERLDELAQESSGPWNNAGTGHAALCELNYSPQLADGSVDVSKALSVNEQFQLTRQMWAFLVESGQIPDPTSFVHPTPHLSFVWGEKNVDYLRKRYELLADQPLFAGMEYTEDPAVIAEWAPLLMAGRTGDEPVAATRSLAGTDVDFGSLTRQLIGGLRDRGAADLVTGVEVRRLQRHDGGWRVRGKRRDGSGPFEATARFVFVGAGGQALNLLQRAGIEEIRGFGGFPVSGEFWRTTNPEIVARHQAKVYGKAAVGAPPMSVPHLDTRVVDGKASVMFGPYAGFSVRFLKFGSLFDLFRSVRPHNVWPMLQVGLRNVSLVVYLIKEVLATKKSQLAELRHFVPEAEAGDWEKITAGQRVQVIKKIPGKGGVLQFGTEVITAADGSIAGLLGASPGASTATPIMLQIMERCFPDRIEDWRPALEKMIPSYGTDLSANPELAREVMAHTTEVLGLGEVPAPR, encoded by the coding sequence GTGTCCACTCAGGTCGACAAGTCCAACGCCGCTCCCACTGAGCAGACAGGCGGCACCGCCGCCTACGACGTGCTGCTCATCGGTGGCGGGGTCATGTCCGCGACGTTCGCGACGCTCATCAACCAGGTCGAGCCGACCTGGACGATCGGCATCGTCGAGCGCCTCGACGAGCTCGCCCAGGAGTCCTCGGGCCCCTGGAACAACGCCGGCACCGGTCACGCCGCCCTGTGCGAGCTGAACTACTCCCCGCAGCTGGCCGACGGTTCCGTCGACGTCAGCAAGGCGCTCTCGGTCAACGAGCAGTTCCAGCTGACCCGTCAGATGTGGGCGTTCCTGGTCGAGTCCGGCCAGATCCCCGACCCGACGTCGTTCGTGCATCCCACCCCGCACCTGAGCTTCGTGTGGGGCGAGAAGAACGTCGACTACCTGCGCAAGCGCTACGAGCTCCTCGCCGACCAGCCCCTCTTCGCGGGCATGGAGTACACCGAGGACCCGGCCGTCATCGCCGAGTGGGCCCCGCTGCTCATGGCCGGCCGCACCGGTGACGAGCCGGTCGCCGCGACCCGCTCGCTGGCCGGCACCGACGTCGACTTCGGCTCCCTGACCCGCCAGCTCATCGGCGGCCTGCGCGACCGCGGCGCCGCCGACCTGGTGACCGGTGTGGAGGTACGCCGCCTCCAGCGTCACGACGGTGGCTGGCGGGTGCGCGGCAAGCGCCGCGACGGCTCCGGCCCCTTCGAGGCCACCGCCCGCTTCGTGTTCGTCGGCGCCGGCGGCCAGGCCCTCAACCTCCTGCAGCGCGCCGGCATCGAGGAGATCCGCGGCTTCGGCGGCTTCCCGGTCAGCGGCGAGTTCTGGCGCACCACCAACCCCGAGATCGTCGCCCGCCACCAGGCGAAGGTGTACGGCAAGGCGGCCGTCGGCGCCCCGCCGATGTCGGTGCCCCACCTCGACACCCGCGTCGTCGACGGCAAGGCGAGCGTGATGTTCGGCCCGTACGCCGGGTTCAGCGTGCGCTTCCTCAAGTTCGGCTCGCTCTTCGACCTGTTCCGCTCGGTGCGCCCGCACAACGTGTGGCCGATGCTCCAGGTCGGCCTGCGCAACGTGAGCCTGGTCGTGTACCTCATCAAGGAGGTGCTGGCCACCAAGAAGTCCCAGCTCGCCGAGCTGCGCCACTTCGTCCCCGAGGCCGAGGCCGGCGACTGGGAGAAGATCACCGCGGGCCAGCGCGTCCAGGTCATCAAGAAGATCCCGGGCAAGGGCGGTGTGCTGCAGTTCGGCACCGAGGTCATCACGGCCGCCGACGGGTCGATCGCCGGCCTGCTCGGCGCGTCCCCGGGCGCCTCGACGGCCACCCCGATCATGCTCCAGATCATGGAGCGCTGCTTCCCCGACCGCATCGAGGACTGGCGCCCGGCGCTGGAGAAGATGATCCCGTCCTACGGCACCGACCTGAGCGCGAACCCCGAGCTCGCTCGCGAGGTCATGGCGCACACCACCGAGGTGCTCGGCCTGGGCGAGGTCCCCGCCCCCCGCTGA
- a CDS encoding FAD-binding dehydrogenase, with protein MEPQPSTPTLTRTDIVVVGAGLAGLAAAAEAADAGCHVVLLDQEPEQSLGGQAWWSLGGLFLIDSPEQRRMRVRDSHELAWQDWLGSAQFDREEDRWPRAWAEAYVDFAAGEKRAWLRQMGHRLFPVVGWAERGDGRAEGHGNSVPRFHITWGTGPGLVEPFERRVRAHAEAGRIRLLFRHRVDGIVVEDGVAVGVHGAVLEPSDVERGRPSSRVQVGDFEVRAQAVVVTSGGIGGNHDLVRKAWPARLGTPPARMVSGVPAHVDGRMLMIAQDTGANVINPDRMWHYVEGIRNFDPVWDNHGIRILPGPSSLWLDATGRRLPAPLYPGFDTLGTLRHLRTTGHDHSWFVLTQKIIEKEFALSGSEQNPDLTGKDVRLLLKRIRPGAPGPVEAFKRHGEDFVVADTLTELVAGMNRLEPGPDGAGLVEEAAVRTLVEQRDREIDNAYSKDAQVTALRGARSYLGDKLIRVATPHKMLDEKAGPLIAVRLHVLSRKTLGGLETDLGGRCLRADGTPFPGLYAAGEVSGFGGGGMMGYNALEGTFLGGCLFSGRAAGRTAAVDV; from the coding sequence GTGGAGCCACAGCCGAGCACCCCGACCCTGACCCGCACCGACATCGTGGTCGTCGGCGCCGGGCTGGCCGGCCTCGCGGCCGCCGCCGAGGCAGCTGACGCGGGATGCCACGTCGTACTCCTGGACCAGGAGCCGGAGCAGTCGCTCGGCGGCCAGGCGTGGTGGAGCCTCGGCGGGCTGTTCCTCATCGACAGTCCCGAGCAGCGCCGCATGCGGGTGCGCGACTCCCACGAGCTGGCCTGGCAGGACTGGCTGGGCAGCGCCCAGTTCGACCGCGAGGAGGACCGCTGGCCGCGCGCCTGGGCGGAGGCCTACGTCGACTTCGCGGCGGGGGAGAAGCGCGCCTGGCTGCGCCAGATGGGTCACCGGCTGTTCCCGGTCGTGGGGTGGGCCGAGCGCGGCGACGGGCGCGCGGAGGGCCACGGCAACTCGGTGCCGCGCTTCCACATCACCTGGGGCACCGGCCCGGGCCTGGTCGAGCCGTTCGAACGACGGGTGCGCGCGCACGCCGAGGCGGGGCGCATCCGATTGCTGTTCCGCCACCGCGTGGACGGCATCGTGGTCGAGGACGGCGTCGCGGTCGGCGTCCACGGCGCGGTGCTGGAGCCCAGCGACGTCGAGCGCGGCCGGCCCAGCAGCCGGGTCCAGGTCGGCGACTTCGAGGTGCGCGCTCAGGCGGTCGTCGTGACCAGCGGCGGCATCGGCGGCAATCACGACCTGGTCCGCAAGGCCTGGCCGGCCCGGCTCGGCACCCCGCCGGCGCGGATGGTCAGCGGCGTACCGGCCCACGTCGACGGGCGGATGCTCATGATCGCCCAGGACACCGGCGCGAACGTGATCAACCCCGACCGGATGTGGCACTACGTCGAGGGCATCCGCAACTTCGACCCGGTGTGGGACAACCACGGCATCCGGATCCTCCCCGGCCCCTCCTCGCTGTGGCTCGACGCGACCGGCCGGCGCCTGCCCGCGCCCCTCTATCCCGGGTTCGACACCCTCGGGACGCTGCGCCACCTGCGCACCACCGGTCACGACCACTCCTGGTTCGTGCTGACCCAGAAGATCATCGAGAAGGAGTTCGCCCTCTCCGGCTCCGAGCAGAACCCCGACCTCACCGGCAAGGACGTCCGGCTGCTGCTCAAGCGGATCCGCCCCGGTGCCCCCGGGCCGGTGGAGGCGTTCAAGCGGCACGGCGAGGACTTCGTCGTCGCCGACACCCTTACCGAGCTGGTGGCCGGCATGAACCGGCTCGAGCCCGGCCCCGACGGCGCCGGGCTGGTCGAGGAGGCCGCAGTGCGCACGCTCGTGGAGCAGCGCGACCGCGAGATCGACAACGCCTACAGCAAGGACGCGCAGGTCACCGCGCTGCGCGGCGCACGCAGCTATCTCGGCGACAAGCTGATCCGCGTCGCCACCCCGCACAAGATGCTGGATGAGAAGGCCGGCCCGCTGATCGCGGTGCGCCTGCACGTGCTGTCGCGCAAGACCCTCGGCGGCCTGGAGACCGACCTCGGCGGCCGCTGCCTGCGCGCCGACGGGACCCCGTTCCCCGGGCTGTACGCCGCGGGCGAGGTCAGCGGCTTCGGCGGCGGCGGGATGATGGGCTACAACGCGCTCGAGGGCACCTTCCTGGGCGGCTGCCTGTTCTCCGGACGTGCCGCGGGGCGCACCGCCGCCGTCGACGTCTGA
- a CDS encoding PAS domain-containing sensor histidine kinase → MGGEESDGLRAEAEQLRRAERVLAETSERFRSLFDYHPHAVFSVDLNGRFDSVNPAAARLSGRAVGDLLGRRFAELLAPAHLVPVLVHFQRALDRESVQFETVLRRPDGELVELAISALPIVVDDVVEGVYGIAEDITARNRLQRELDGTRRSAEQANRAKSLFLANISHEIRTPLTSVLASAELLAETPLEPDQRMLVGSLARNGERLRSLVDDLLDFSRIEAGALLLDRRPMDLRAVVAGSVERVRAAAEATRLGITVRIDEELPAALVGDPERVAQVLANLLGNAVKFTHRGGVAVDVEVAERTTEVVKVLVRVSDSGIGIASEEQDRLFETFSQADPTITRQYGGTGLGLAVCRQLLTLMGGAIWVQSAPGEGSTFSFVLPLGLPR, encoded by the coding sequence GTGGGTGGGGAGGAGAGCGACGGCCTGCGTGCCGAGGCCGAGCAGCTGCGGCGCGCCGAGCGCGTGCTGGCGGAGACCAGCGAGCGCTTCCGCTCCCTGTTCGACTACCACCCGCACGCCGTGTTCTCGGTCGATCTCAACGGGCGCTTCGACTCGGTCAACCCGGCGGCAGCGAGGCTCAGCGGGCGCGCGGTGGGCGACCTGCTCGGGCGCCGCTTCGCCGAGCTGCTCGCGCCCGCCCACCTGGTGCCGGTGCTGGTGCACTTCCAGCGGGCCCTGGATCGGGAGTCGGTGCAGTTCGAGACGGTGCTGCGACGCCCCGACGGCGAGCTGGTCGAGCTGGCGATCTCCGCGCTGCCGATCGTGGTGGACGACGTGGTGGAGGGGGTCTACGGCATCGCCGAGGACATCACCGCCCGCAACCGGCTCCAGCGCGAGCTCGACGGCACCCGGCGCAGCGCCGAGCAGGCCAACCGGGCCAAGTCCCTGTTCCTGGCCAACATCAGCCACGAGATCCGCACCCCGCTGACGAGCGTCCTCGCGAGCGCGGAGCTGCTCGCGGAGACGCCGCTGGAGCCGGACCAGCGGATGCTGGTGGGCAGCCTCGCGCGCAACGGCGAGCGGCTGCGCAGCCTGGTCGACGACCTCCTCGACTTCTCCCGGATCGAAGCCGGTGCGCTGCTGCTCGACCGACGCCCGATGGACCTGCGCGCGGTCGTGGCGGGCAGCGTGGAGCGGGTCCGCGCCGCGGCCGAGGCCACCCGGCTCGGCATCACCGTGCGCATCGACGAGGAGCTGCCCGCCGCGCTCGTGGGAGACCCCGAGCGGGTGGCGCAGGTGCTGGCCAACCTGCTGGGCAACGCCGTGAAGTTCACCCACCGTGGCGGGGTGGCCGTCGACGTCGAGGTCGCGGAGCGCACCACCGAGGTGGTGAAGGTGCTGGTGCGGGTGTCCGACTCGGGCATCGGCATCGCCTCCGAGGAGCAGGACCGGCTCTTCGAGACCTTCAGCCAGGCCGACCCCACGATCACCCGGCAGTACGGCGGCACCGGGCTGGGGCTCGCGGTGTGCCGCCAGCTGCTCACGCTGATGGGCGGCGCCATCTGGGTGCAGTCGGCCCCCGGGGAGGGCAGCACCTTCTCCTTCGTCCTGCCGCTCGGCCTGCCGCGCTGA
- a CDS encoding GNAT family N-acetyltransferase, with product MTPEIVASEALDTATRAALWRLWASAFDDFEDTDGAHAFGGLHALVREGAEVVAHASVVPRRLLIGREAWAVGYVEAVAVAPARQHQRLGSAVMTALQDLLPGRYPLAMLATGEHGFYERLGWERWRGASYVVRRGVRVRTSEDDDALMALRLPGSHGLDLSSPVACEDRPGDAW from the coding sequence ATGACCCCCGAGATCGTTGCCAGCGAGGCCCTGGACACCGCCACGCGCGCGGCGCTGTGGCGGCTCTGGGCGAGCGCCTTCGACGACTTCGAGGACACCGACGGTGCCCACGCCTTCGGCGGCCTCCACGCGCTGGTGCGCGAGGGCGCGGAGGTCGTGGCACACGCCAGCGTCGTCCCGCGCCGGCTGCTGATCGGGCGCGAGGCCTGGGCCGTGGGCTACGTCGAGGCGGTGGCGGTCGCCCCGGCCCGCCAGCACCAGCGCCTGGGGAGCGCGGTGATGACCGCCCTGCAGGACCTGCTGCCCGGCCGCTACCCGTTGGCGATGCTCGCCACCGGCGAGCACGGCTTCTACGAGCGGCTCGGCTGGGAGCGCTGGCGCGGTGCGTCGTACGTCGTGCGCCGCGGCGTACGCGTGCGGACCTCGGAGGACGACGACGCGCTGATGGCGCTGCGGCTGCCGGGCTCCCACGGGCTCGACCTCAGCTCGCCCGTGGCGTGCGAGGACCGGCCCGGCGACGCCTGGTGA
- a CDS encoding GNAT family N-acetyltransferase — protein sequence MADEVLEKAGLLAAYDDQLRTDAEAIGASARVRLGPLHLLEFPGERGFVTYRDLGEGSDEELRARLVEWVPRVLAHFRERGVRRLEWKTRGHDRAPGLHDLLLAHGFEPAEQESVMVGDARLLALDIALPAGVTLRRVHEEADVRAACRMLDEAFGDPVSERTAEALLRRLAAGDGTELWVAEADGRVVCTGRLEPVPHSDFAGLWGGATLAPWRGRGIYRAVTAARARSALALGRTLLHSDSTEYSRPILERSGMVRVTTTTPYDIGL from the coding sequence GTGGCGGACGAGGTGCTGGAGAAGGCGGGACTGCTGGCGGCGTACGACGACCAGCTGCGCACCGACGCCGAGGCGATCGGGGCGAGTGCTCGGGTGCGGCTGGGGCCGCTGCACCTGCTGGAGTTCCCGGGGGAGCGCGGGTTCGTGACCTACCGCGACCTCGGCGAGGGCAGCGACGAGGAGCTGCGCGCGCGCCTGGTGGAGTGGGTGCCGCGGGTGCTCGCGCACTTCCGCGAGCGCGGCGTCCGGCGCCTGGAGTGGAAGACCCGCGGCCACGACCGGGCGCCCGGCCTGCACGACCTGCTCCTCGCGCACGGCTTCGAGCCGGCCGAGCAGGAGTCGGTGATGGTCGGCGACGCGCGCCTCCTGGCGCTCGACATCGCGCTCCCGGCCGGCGTCACGCTGCGGCGGGTGCACGAGGAGGCCGACGTCCGCGCGGCCTGCCGGATGCTCGATGAGGCCTTCGGTGATCCCGTCTCCGAGCGGACCGCCGAGGCCCTCCTGCGCCGCCTGGCCGCCGGCGACGGCACCGAGCTGTGGGTGGCCGAGGCCGACGGCAGGGTCGTCTGCACGGGCCGCCTCGAGCCGGTCCCGCACAGCGACTTCGCGGGGCTGTGGGGTGGCGCGACCCTCGCCCCGTGGCGTGGCCGCGGGATCTACCGCGCGGTCACCGCGGCCCGCGCGCGCTCGGCGCTCGCCCTGGGCCGCACCCTGCTGCACAGCGACTCGACGGAGTACTCCCGGCCGATCCTGGAGCGCTCCGGGATGGTCCGGGTCACCACGACCACGCCGTACGACATCGGGCTCTGA
- a CDS encoding HNH endonuclease, translating to MPPRRRSATYAKRRRTRMAKVEHDLTDAQWHALMEAWGGCAYCGGDGAALQKDCMLPISRGGRYTLLNVVPACASCNASKCNTEVITWMRRKRLDEPAFLARQLTIARALSD from the coding sequence GTGCCTCCACGCCGCCGGTCCGCCACCTATGCCAAGCGGCGCCGCACCCGGATGGCGAAGGTCGAGCACGACCTCACCGACGCCCAGTGGCACGCGCTGATGGAGGCCTGGGGCGGGTGCGCCTACTGCGGCGGCGACGGCGCCGCGCTGCAGAAGGACTGCATGCTGCCCATCTCGCGCGGCGGCCGCTACACGCTGCTCAACGTCGTGCCGGCCTGCGCCTCGTGCAACGCCAGCAAGTGCAACACCGAGGTGATCACCTGGATGCGCCGCAAGCGCCTGGACGAGCCGGCGTTCCTGGCCCGCCAGCTGACCATCGCTCGCGCGCTCAGCGACTGA
- a CDS encoding TOPRIM nucleotidyl transferase/hydrolase domain-containing protein: MPRPITLLVEGASDQAAVVALAPRFGVDLDAEQITVTVIGGAGNFGRAIAEAAALGHRVGGLYDEKEERFVAGALNRQEGEDLTRQGFFACRPDLELELVRAIGAAGMTPLLEAGGDLKTFRNFQDQPAYRDLEVLEQLRHYIAASGARKAKYAALMAEAVAFESVPEPLEGLLSWIWSA; this comes from the coding sequence GTGCCCCGCCCCATCACGCTGCTGGTCGAAGGTGCGTCCGACCAGGCCGCCGTCGTCGCTCTCGCCCCTCGCTTCGGAGTCGACCTGGATGCCGAGCAGATCACCGTCACCGTGATCGGCGGTGCCGGCAACTTCGGCCGCGCGATCGCCGAGGCGGCTGCGCTCGGCCACCGGGTCGGCGGGCTGTACGACGAGAAGGAGGAGCGCTTCGTCGCCGGCGCCCTCAACCGCCAGGAGGGCGAGGACCTCACCCGGCAGGGGTTCTTCGCCTGCCGTCCCGACCTCGAGCTCGAGCTCGTGCGCGCCATCGGCGCGGCGGGGATGACCCCGCTGCTCGAGGCGGGTGGTGACCTCAAGACCTTCCGCAACTTCCAGGACCAGCCCGCCTACCGCGACCTCGAGGTCCTCGAGCAGCTGCGCCACTACATCGCCGCGTCCGGTGCGAGGAAGGCCAAGTACGCCGCGCTCATGGCGGAGGCGGTGGCCTTCGAGTCCGTGCCGGAGCCGCTCGAGGGTCTGCTGAGCTGGATCTGGAGCGCCTGA
- a CDS encoding formylglycine-generating enzyme family protein has product MTSDPASAAPACCAPAGAAGAVTGVVGRSPIAHPAEAVPQGARSTRGQVRVPAGSFAMGDSHGDGYLGDGETPVHQVDLSAYLIDAKAVTNAQFAAFAKATGYVTDAERDGISAVFHLAVEASPADVLGPAAGTPWWLAVRGADWRHPGGPRSSSTDLQNHPVVHVSWRDAQAYCRWAGKRLPTEAEWERAARGGLDRARYPWGDELQPKGRWRCNIWQGPFPEVNTLEDGHLTTAPVTAYQPNAFGLHNTVGNVWEWCEDTFRPTEYADRSAAGDPVRDPLAPEGDVVPGEEGGVPRVMRGGSYLCHDSYCNRYRVAARSSNTAESSAGNIGFRCANDVV; this is encoded by the coding sequence ATGACGAGCGACCCCGCGAGCGCGGCCCCGGCGTGCTGCGCACCGGCGGGTGCGGCCGGTGCTGTGACTGGTGTGGTGGGCCGGTCGCCGATCGCTCACCCAGCCGAGGCGGTGCCGCAGGGCGCGCGCAGCACCCGCGGCCAGGTGCGCGTCCCCGCGGGCTCCTTCGCGATGGGGGACTCCCACGGCGACGGCTACCTCGGCGACGGCGAGACGCCGGTGCACCAGGTCGACCTGTCGGCGTACCTCATCGATGCGAAGGCGGTCACCAACGCGCAGTTCGCGGCGTTCGCGAAGGCGACGGGCTATGTGACCGACGCGGAGCGCGACGGGATCTCGGCGGTCTTCCACCTCGCGGTCGAGGCGAGCCCCGCCGACGTGCTCGGCCCCGCCGCCGGTACGCCGTGGTGGCTGGCGGTCCGGGGCGCCGACTGGCGCCACCCGGGCGGGCCGAGGTCGAGCAGCACCGACCTGCAGAACCATCCCGTCGTGCACGTGAGCTGGCGCGACGCGCAGGCCTACTGCCGCTGGGCCGGCAAGCGGCTGCCCACCGAGGCGGAGTGGGAGCGCGCCGCCCGCGGCGGGCTGGACCGGGCGCGCTACCCGTGGGGCGACGAGCTGCAGCCGAAGGGGCGCTGGCGCTGCAACATCTGGCAGGGCCCGTTCCCCGAGGTCAACACCCTCGAGGACGGCCACCTCACCACCGCCCCGGTCACGGCGTACCAGCCCAACGCCTTCGGCCTGCACAACACCGTCGGCAACGTCTGGGAGTGGTGCGAGGACACCTTCCGGCCCACCGAGTACGCCGACCGCTCGGCGGCCGGTGATCCGGTGCGCGACCCGCTCGCGCCCGAGGGCGACGTGGTGCCGGGCGAGGAGGGCGGGGTGCCGCGGGTGATGCGGGGCGGGTCCTACCTGTGCCACGACAGCTACTGCAACCGCTACCGGGTGGCGGCGCGCTCCTCCAACACCGCCGAGTCCTCCGCCGGCAACATCGGGTTCCGCTGCGCCAACGACGTCGTCTGA
- a CDS encoding MFS transporter, with translation MQLTDAIRRNPMSPYQWVIVALCILLTMVDGYEILVTAFTLPAMTEYFDLGKGQQGLVASFGTLGMGIGAIFLSPLADRIGRRKHILFSLALIVVGMVLAGLATSFESFLAFRFFGGLFLGGIVPSVSVLVAEYSNQKRRGAVMGLYGIGLPLGAAIGGFLSVALIDAFTWRGPYFFSAIVTAVLLVVTWLVLPESVDFLVEKRPAGALKAYNKIAAKVGAQQATELPAARSAGAQQGGFVAGALRGIMLRRTILLWIAYSLMIAAFYFANSLTAKLVTEATGNADFGITAQALVAAGGVIGALLFSLAARRIHPRVVTAIIGFLGFGIFFAFAAFFDDKTMVLVLAVLVGLAVNGGVAAYYAISPSIYPIAIRAAAVGLMMGLGRAVAFFAPNLATFLQGQGLTPSGLYRVYAVILVLSGVAVYLLHATYRGAHSRDAMDEEDDTANAAYDLAETERSARVVDASR, from the coding sequence GTGCAACTCACCGACGCTATTCGGCGCAACCCGATGAGCCCGTACCAGTGGGTCATCGTCGCGCTCTGCATCCTGCTGACGATGGTCGACGGCTACGAGATCCTGGTGACGGCCTTCACGCTGCCGGCCATGACCGAGTACTTCGACCTCGGCAAGGGGCAGCAGGGCCTGGTCGCCTCCTTCGGCACCCTCGGCATGGGCATCGGAGCCATCTTCCTGAGCCCGCTCGCGGACCGGATCGGGCGCCGCAAGCACATCCTGTTCTCGCTCGCGCTGATCGTGGTGGGCATGGTCCTCGCCGGCCTGGCCACGTCGTTCGAGTCGTTCCTCGCCTTCCGCTTCTTCGGCGGGCTCTTCCTCGGCGGCATCGTCCCGAGCGTCAGCGTCCTGGTCGCCGAGTACTCCAACCAGAAGCGCCGCGGCGCGGTCATGGGGCTCTACGGCATCGGCCTGCCGCTGGGCGCGGCGATCGGCGGCTTCCTCTCGGTCGCGCTCATCGACGCCTTCACCTGGCGCGGGCCCTACTTCTTCTCCGCGATCGTCACCGCCGTGCTCCTCGTCGTCACCTGGCTGGTGCTGCCGGAGTCGGTCGACTTCCTGGTCGAGAAGCGGCCTGCCGGCGCGCTGAAGGCCTACAACAAGATCGCCGCCAAGGTCGGGGCCCAGCAGGCGACCGAGCTGCCCGCGGCGCGCAGCGCCGGCGCGCAGCAGGGCGGCTTCGTGGCCGGGGCCCTGCGCGGGATCATGCTGCGCCGCACGATCCTGCTGTGGATCGCCTATTCGCTGATGATCGCGGCGTTCTACTTCGCCAACAGCCTGACCGCCAAGCTGGTCACCGAGGCCACCGGCAACGCCGACTTCGGCATCACCGCCCAGGCGCTCGTCGCCGCCGGCGGCGTCATCGGTGCCCTGCTCTTCTCCCTGGCCGCGCGCCGCATCCACCCACGTGTGGTGACCGCCATCATCGGGTTCCTGGGCTTCGGCATCTTCTTCGCCTTCGCCGCCTTCTTCGACGACAAGACGATGGTGCTGGTGCTCGCCGTCCTGGTCGGCCTGGCCGTGAACGGCGGCGTCGCGGCGTACTACGCCATCAGTCCCTCGATCTACCCGATCGCGATCCGGGCCGCGGCCGTGGGGCTGATGATGGGCCTGGGGCGCGCGGTGGCGTTCTTCGCCCCCAACCTCGCGACGTTCCTGCAGGGCCAGGGCCTCACTCCGTCGGGGCTCTACCGCGTGTACGCCGTCATCCTCGTGCTGTCGGGCGTGGCGGTGTACCTGCTGCACGCCACCTACCGCGGCGCGCACAGCCGGGACGCCATGGACGAGGAGGACGACACCGCCAACGCGGCGTACGACCTCGCGGAGACCGAGCGGTCGGCCCGCGTCGTGGACGCCTCACGCTGA
- a CDS encoding IclR family transcriptional regulator: MSDSRPAPGAQTLARGLRALELVAVARDGATIQEIAAELDVHRSIASRILSTLADARLVARSTDGRYRPGAGLAALATGVHGTLRAIAEPFMRELASELGATISLLVAEGEEAVALAVIEPPASGYVLSFRTGARHPLGRGSSGVALLAAGPPAPGEAEKVTTSRTRGYAATFGEVEPGAYGVAVPLSLAEGMPAACLNLITYRPEVAESAAPRLMAAAERISAALS; encoded by the coding sequence GTGAGCGACAGCCGACCCGCACCCGGAGCCCAGACGCTCGCACGCGGGCTGCGCGCACTCGAGCTGGTCGCCGTCGCGCGCGACGGGGCGACGATCCAGGAGATCGCCGCCGAGCTCGACGTCCACCGCTCGATCGCCTCGCGCATCCTCTCCACGCTGGCCGACGCGCGCCTGGTCGCCCGCAGCACCGACGGCCGCTATCGCCCCGGCGCCGGCCTCGCCGCGCTCGCCACCGGGGTCCACGGCACCCTGCGTGCGATCGCCGAGCCGTTCATGCGCGAGCTCGCCAGCGAGCTCGGCGCCACGATCTCCCTGCTCGTCGCCGAGGGCGAGGAGGCGGTGGCACTCGCGGTCATCGAACCGCCGGCGTCGGGCTACGTCCTCTCCTTCCGCACCGGCGCCCGCCACCCGCTCGGCCGCGGCTCCTCGGGCGTGGCCCTCCTCGCCGCCGGGCCGCCGGCCCCGGGCGAGGCGGAGAAGGTCACCACGTCGCGCACCCGCGGCTACGCCGCCACCTTCGGCGAAGTCGAGCCGGGCGCGTACGGCGTCGCCGTGCCGCTGTCGCTGGCCGAGGGCATGCCAGCCGCCTGCCTCAACCTCATCACCTACCGCCCCGAGGTGGCGGAGTCGGCCGCCCCTCGGCTGATGGCGGCCGCCGAGCGGATCTCCGCCGCTCTCTCCTGA
- a CDS encoding alpha/beta fold hydrolase: MSLTKESAARDVVLSSGTHVRYYEAGDADAASVVLLHGSGPGATGWSNFSGNIGAIADAGFHVIAPDMPGWGDSDAVATKDMDHDRDLIELLDALGLERAALVGNSMGAHTAVRFATLHPERITHLVTMGASLGKGQASLFGPSGGPSEGLKVLVRAYKDPSPENMKALVEIMTYDTARFATPELTEARSAAALARPDHLANYVEGLAHGAPIPIKVDREKIREIQAPSLLIHGKDDRVLSYEVTLWLLANIPHSRAVLLNHCGHWAMIEHAEEFNRLVVDFLRHN, encoded by the coding sequence ATGTCCCTCACGAAGGAATCCGCCGCCCGCGACGTGGTGCTGTCCTCTGGCACCCACGTCCGCTACTACGAGGCCGGCGACGCCGACGCGGCGAGCGTCGTGCTGCTCCACGGCTCGGGCCCCGGCGCGACGGGCTGGTCGAACTTCTCCGGCAACATCGGCGCCATCGCCGACGCCGGCTTCCACGTGATCGCCCCGGACATGCCCGGCTGGGGCGACTCCGACGCGGTCGCCACCAAGGACATGGACCACGACCGCGACCTGATCGAGCTGCTCGACGCCCTCGGCCTCGAGCGCGCCGCCCTGGTCGGCAACTCGATGGGCGCGCACACCGCGGTCCGCTTCGCGACGCTGCACCCCGAGCGGATCACCCACCTGGTCACCATGGGCGCCTCGCTCGGCAAGGGTCAGGCCAGCCTCTTCGGACCCTCCGGCGGCCCCAGCGAGGGCCTCAAGGTCCTGGTGCGTGCCTACAAGGACCCGAGCCCGGAGAACATGAAGGCGCTCGTCGAGATCATGACCTACGACACGGCGCGCTTCGCGACCCCCGAGCTCACCGAGGCCCGCTCCGCGGCGGCGCTCGCGCGCCCCGACCACCTGGCCAACTACGTCGAGGGCCTGGCCCACGGCGCGCCGATCCCGATCAAGGTCGACCGCGAGAAGATCCGCGAGATCCAGGCCCCGTCGCTGCTCATCCACGGCAAGGACGACCGGGTCCTGTCCTACGAGGTCACCCTCTGGCTGCTCGCCAACATCCCCCACTCCCGTGCCGTGCTGCTCAACCACTGCGGCCACTGGGCGATGATCGAGCACGCCGAGGAGTTCAACCGCCTCGTCGTCGACTTCCTGCGTCACAACTGA